The following coding sequences lie in one Methanohalophilus levihalophilus genomic window:
- a CDS encoding DNA topoisomerase VI subunit B encodes MPVPIAEELAKKQQAISVAEFFEKNRQILGFDSAPRSLITTVKEAVDNSLDACEEASILPDIMLEVRRSGKSGVSIVIEDNGPGIVREQIPNVFARLLYGSRFHALKQSRGQQGIGISAAVLYSQLTSGHPTKIISKISPTSPAHYYELMVNTKTNEPEILHDDIIEWDRPHGTRVELEMEAAYVKGRRQSVEEYLKATAIVNPHARITLIDPDGVKTTFERVTDRIPEPAKDILPHPHGIELGTLMKMLRYTDRQKLAPFLRYSFSKIGLQTAEEICLASGLDPDTPPSELGREEARKLLDAFQKVKIMSPPTDCLSPISEDLVYKGLNKEYKVDFIATATRTPSVFSGNPFVVEVGLAYGGDLPKEERVGIMRFANKVPLLYQQGGCVTTHAVESIKWKQYGLNQPGGGLPVAPVVLLVHVASTNVPFTSESKDAIADIPEIQNEVELALKEVGRKLNKFLKRQGNLKKRREKEVIITKVLPKMAEKLAETLDKEVPDINPVVARVMGNLLVHRQASQNGNGGMDVSLKVTNYTSKKLDFRLHEILPEQVTASPEAKIVSMGSDNDHIWKMSLPVGDTRVITYSTSSDFRIPDSIVEGVEEDIVTGAKAIMGVV; translated from the coding sequence ATGCCAGTGCCAATTGCAGAAGAACTTGCAAAAAAACAGCAAGCGATTAGTGTCGCAGAATTTTTTGAGAAGAACAGGCAGATTCTGGGTTTTGACTCTGCCCCACGAAGTCTTATTACAACGGTAAAGGAAGCCGTTGACAACTCACTTGATGCGTGTGAGGAAGCCAGCATCTTGCCGGATATTATGCTGGAGGTAAGACGTTCCGGAAAGAGCGGTGTTTCCATTGTGATTGAAGACAATGGACCGGGAATTGTCAGGGAACAAATCCCAAATGTGTTTGCAAGATTGCTCTACGGTTCACGTTTCCATGCTCTTAAGCAAAGCCGTGGACAGCAGGGTATCGGTATATCTGCCGCTGTCCTATATTCCCAGTTGACATCAGGTCATCCTACTAAAATCATTTCCAAAATTAGTCCCACTTCGCCTGCTCACTACTATGAACTAATGGTCAACACAAAAACAAACGAACCTGAAATCCTGCATGATGATATAATAGAATGGGACAGGCCACACGGAACACGTGTTGAACTTGAAATGGAAGCTGCTTATGTGAAAGGCAGACGTCAGTCTGTAGAGGAGTACCTGAAGGCTACTGCGATTGTCAATCCCCATGCCCGCATCACTCTTATTGATCCTGATGGTGTTAAAACAACTTTTGAAAGGGTAACAGATCGCATACCTGAACCTGCAAAGGATATTCTCCCCCATCCTCATGGCATTGAACTGGGTACGCTCATGAAAATGCTCAGGTATACCGACAGGCAAAAGCTGGCTCCATTTTTACGCTATTCTTTCTCTAAAATAGGATTGCAGACCGCCGAGGAAATTTGTCTTGCATCCGGACTTGATCCCGACACTCCACCCTCCGAATTGGGGCGTGAAGAGGCCCGGAAATTGCTCGATGCTTTCCAGAAAGTTAAGATCATGTCTCCCCCAACGGATTGCCTGTCTCCGATTAGTGAAGATCTTGTGTACAAGGGTCTTAACAAAGAGTATAAGGTTGATTTCATTGCAACTGCTACCAGAACTCCTTCGGTATTCTCAGGAAATCCGTTCGTTGTAGAAGTCGGTCTTGCTTACGGTGGCGACCTTCCAAAGGAAGAACGTGTCGGCATAATGCGTTTTGCAAACAAAGTTCCTCTCCTGTATCAGCAGGGAGGTTGTGTCACCACCCATGCAGTTGAGTCCATCAAATGGAAACAATATGGTCTTAACCAGCCAGGTGGCGGTTTGCCAGTAGCTCCGGTTGTCCTTCTCGTACATGTTGCTTCTACTAATGTTCCGTTTACTTCTGAGTCCAAGGATGCAATTGCAGATATTCCGGAAATCCAGAATGAAGTGGAACTTGCTCTCAAGGAAGTGGGAAGGAAACTCAACAAATTCCTCAAAAGACAGGGAAACCTGAAAAAAAGGCGTGAGAAGGAAGTTATCATCACAAAAGTCCTTCCGAAAATGGCAGAGAAACTCGCAGAAACCCTTGACAAGGAAGTTCCCGATATTAATCCTGTAGTTGCCCGTGTTATGGGTAATCTTTTGGTTCATCGGCAGGCAAGTCAGAATGGTAATGGTGGGATGGATGTTTCACTTAAAGTTACCAATTATACCAGTAAAAAACTCGATTTCAGGTTGCATGAAATTCTGCCGGAACAGGTAACTGCTTCACCAGAAGCAAAGATTGTGAGTATGGGTTCAGATAATGATCATATCTGGAAAATGTCACTTCCTGTGGGCGATACGAGAGTTATTACTTATTCAACAAGCAGTGATTTCCGCATTCCTGATTCAATTGTTGAAGGAGTTGAGGAAGACATAGTTACAGGTGCAAAAGCAATCATGGGGGTTGTATGA
- a CDS encoding DNA topoisomerase IV subunit A has protein sequence MMADKNEHRKEHDRLAEDRLMGLAGRLYSQFVDGHVPSVNMPTRTKNNLEYSEESDVWVYGDRESERSAKTVKGAFQLLKTSHVVDFLVKNHLASNRGSTLRELYYISENWGIGKFKEQPESDRLIEDLEVITSLQREYFHMRPEEDGATMFGPIRIQEETKRGNRIIHCQEDVGESGYQIPFNVENIDFIDHDAKFIIAIETGGMYARLIENGFDEEYNAILVHLKGQPARSTRRLIKRMNEELGIPVVVFTDGDPWSYRIYASVAYGAIKTAHLSEFMATPAAKFIGVQPSDIVEYELSTDKLTDKDVDALRSELTDPRFDTDYWKDQIKLQLEIKKKAEQQAFAGKGLDFVTKTYLPDRLSDMGVI, from the coding sequence ATGATGGCAGACAAAAATGAACACCGAAAAGAACATGACAGGCTTGCTGAAGACAGACTTATGGGGCTTGCCGGAAGGCTTTACTCCCAGTTTGTAGACGGGCATGTGCCTTCAGTAAACATGCCAACGCGTACTAAAAACAATCTTGAGTATAGTGAAGAGAGTGATGTCTGGGTTTACGGTGACAGGGAAAGCGAGAGAAGTGCCAAGACTGTCAAAGGCGCCTTCCAGCTATTGAAGACTTCACATGTTGTTGATTTCCTTGTGAAAAATCACCTTGCAAGCAACCGCGGATCGACTTTGAGGGAGCTGTATTACATCTCCGAAAACTGGGGTATTGGCAAGTTCAAGGAACAGCCTGAAAGTGACCGTCTCATCGAGGATCTTGAAGTAATAACAAGTTTGCAGAGAGAATATTTCCACATGCGTCCTGAGGAAGATGGCGCAACGATGTTTGGTCCTATAAGAATTCAGGAAGAAACCAAACGTGGAAACCGTATCATCCACTGTCAGGAAGATGTAGGGGAAAGCGGATACCAGATTCCCTTTAACGTGGAAAACATTGATTTCATCGACCATGACGCAAAGTTTATAATCGCAATCGAGACTGGTGGTATGTATGCCCGTTTAATCGAGAACGGTTTTGACGAGGAATACAATGCTATTCTTGTTCACCTCAAGGGGCAGCCCGCCCGCTCAACCCGAAGGCTCATCAAGAGGATGAATGAGGAACTGGGCATTCCTGTTGTAGTGTTTACTGATGGTGATCCCTGGTCCTATCGTATTTACGCATCTGTTGCATACGGTGCGATAAAAACGGCCCACCTTTCCGAATTCATGGCAACTCCTGCTGCAAAGTTCATAGGAGTGCAACCTTCGGATATTGTGGAATACGAACTTTCCACCGATAAACTCACGGATAAGGATGTGGATGCGCTGAGAAGTGAGTTGACAGATCCCCGTTTTGATACTGATTACTGGAAGGATCAGATTAAACTCCAGCTTGAAATAAAGAAAAAGGCAGAACAGCAGGCCTTTGCTGGTAAGGGTCTTGATTTTGTAACCAAGACATACCTGCCCGACAGGCTTTCGGACATGGGAGTGATCTGA